The Chloroflexota bacterium genome has a window encoding:
- a CDS encoding sulfurtransferase TusA family protein: MKIDVRGEICPYPMMKTAEALKKLSGDETLEVLTDHAPALGTIPWEAAKNGYETSIEGAADSEWRLTLKKSEKEAKPQELLANLQEQLAALNASE, translated from the coding sequence ATGAAAATTGACGTGCGCGGTGAGATTTGCCCGTATCCGATGATGAAGACCGCTGAGGCGTTGAAGAAGCTGTCCGGTGACGAGACCCTGGAGGTGCTCACCGACCACGCGCCTGCGCTCGGCACGATCCCCTGGGAAGCGGCGAAGAACGGCTATGAGACGAGCATCGAGGGAGCCGCCGATTCGGAATGGCGGCTGACCTTGAAGAAGTCCGAAAAGGAAGCCAAGCCGCAGGAGCTTCTTGCCAACCTGCAGGAGCAGCTCGCGGCGCTGAACGCATCGGAGTAG